In Desulfuromonas acetexigens, the following proteins share a genomic window:
- a CDS encoding RluA family pseudouridine synthase → MSKRREELFAEGKDAGTRLDLFLAGCLAGVSRKTIKRALDGGCVFVDGRVQRRANYSLRGNERVFLTLAGESPPPAKPELHILYRDEGLLAIDKPAGFHSHPTVDGRGNALDLVREELAAGEGGETPILLHRLDGDTTGVLLFALNIETNRDLARQFAQRQVEKTYLALVAGNPPDVFSVRNSLKAGVRGRTIAVTSGGQIAETHFRTLSRAAQFALVEALPKTGRTHQIRTHLAGLGHPLLGDELYGGPTSLSLGGSCLHLRRHLLHASRLGFFSPESRHFMTIDAPLPTDFLPFLREFSPAPGV, encoded by the coding sequence ATGAGCAAACGGCGGGAGGAGTTGTTCGCTGAGGGTAAGGATGCCGGCACACGTCTCGACCTTTTTCTTGCCGGATGTCTCGCCGGCGTTTCGCGCAAGACCATCAAGCGGGCGTTGGACGGGGGCTGCGTCTTTGTCGATGGCCGAGTGCAACGCCGCGCCAATTACTCGTTACGGGGGAATGAACGGGTTTTTTTGACCCTTGCCGGGGAGAGTCCGCCGCCAGCGAAACCGGAACTGCACATCCTTTATCGGGATGAAGGCCTCCTTGCCATCGACAAACCGGCGGGGTTTCACTCCCATCCCACCGTGGACGGTCGGGGCAACGCCCTCGACCTCGTTCGTGAAGAATTGGCCGCAGGGGAGGGGGGCGAAACTCCGATCTTGCTCCATCGCCTCGACGGGGATACCACCGGCGTGCTCCTCTTTGCCCTCAATATCGAAACGAATCGCGACCTGGCCCGTCAGTTCGCGCAGCGTCAAGTCGAAAAGACCTATCTGGCGCTGGTGGCGGGCAATCCCCCAGACGTGTTTTCCGTGCGTAATAGCCTCAAAGCCGGTGTGCGGGGCCGGACCATTGCCGTCACCAGCGGTGGCCAAATCGCCGAGACCCATTTTCGTACTCTTTCCCGGGCTGCGCAGTTCGCTCTGGTCGAAGCCCTACCGAAAACCGGGCGCACCCACCAGATCCGTACCCATCTTGCCGGCTTGGGCCATCCCCTGTTAGGGGATGAGCTTTACGGTGGTCCGACCTCTCTCTCCTTGGGCGGAAGCTGTCTTCACCTGCGGCGCCATCTGCTCCATGCCTCGCGCCTTGGCTTTTTCTCCCCGGAATCCCGCCACTTCATGACCATCGATGCGCCCCTTCCGACTGATTTTCTTCCGTTTTTGAGGGAGTTCTCCCCAGCCCCCGGGGTGTAA